In a genomic window of Rhododendron vialii isolate Sample 1 chromosome 12a, ASM3025357v1:
- the LOC131310803 gene encoding uncharacterized protein LOC131310803 isoform X2 — translation MNHALAACEEMRSYVSVSDRREAVVCPKPRRIGLLNAGVNDPIIRPLRCHHPEIFESRAGTDLLDLILPKGVCGGEHQSCAQAAVASSPPFFSGSPPSRVSNPLIQDARFGDESFAPISPQSIPIPSGLKISSPSSSARKGGFVRVSFGNNPAVRIEGFDCLDRERRNRSIPALA, via the exons ATGAATCACGCTTTGGCAGCCTGTGAAGAGATGAGGAGCTATGTTTCTGTTTCTGATCGAAGAGAGGCGGTGGTTTGTCCGAAACCTCGTCGTATCGGGTTATTGAACGCAGGCGTTAACGATCCGATTATCAGGCCTTTGAGATG TCATCATCCCGAGATATTTGAATCAAGAGCAGGAACAGATCTCCTCGACCTCATCCTCCCTAAG GGGGTTTGTGGTGGAGAGCATCAATCTTGTGCGCAAGCAGCAGTCGCCTCGTCGCCCCCATTTTTTTCTGGGTCTCCGCCGAGCAGAGTATCTAACCCATTAATTCAAGATGCCCGATTTGGCGATGAGAGCTTCGCCCCAATCTCACCGCAGTCGATTCCTATTCCGTCGGGGTTGAAAATATCGTCTCCTTCCTCATCCGCTAGAAAAGGCGGATTTGTTCGTGTGAGCTTTGGAAACAACCCAGCTGTGAGAATTGAGGGTTTCGATTGCCTCGACAGGGAGAGGCGCAACCGCAGTATCCCTGCCCTGGCTTAG
- the LOC131310803 gene encoding uncharacterized protein LOC131310803 isoform X1: MNHALAACEEMRSYVSVSDRREAVVCPKPRRIGLLNAGVNDPIIRPLRWHVSHHPEIFESRAGTDLLDLILPKGVCGGEHQSCAQAAVASSPPFFSGSPPSRVSNPLIQDARFGDESFAPISPQSIPIPSGLKISSPSSSARKGGFVRVSFGNNPAVRIEGFDCLDRERRNRSIPALA; encoded by the exons ATGAATCACGCTTTGGCAGCCTGTGAAGAGATGAGGAGCTATGTTTCTGTTTCTGATCGAAGAGAGGCGGTGGTTTGTCCGAAACCTCGTCGTATCGGGTTATTGAACGCAGGCGTTAACGATCCGATTATCAGGCCTTTGAGATGGCATGTGAG TCATCATCCCGAGATATTTGAATCAAGAGCAGGAACAGATCTCCTCGACCTCATCCTCCCTAAG GGGGTTTGTGGTGGAGAGCATCAATCTTGTGCGCAAGCAGCAGTCGCCTCGTCGCCCCCATTTTTTTCTGGGTCTCCGCCGAGCAGAGTATCTAACCCATTAATTCAAGATGCCCGATTTGGCGATGAGAGCTTCGCCCCAATCTCACCGCAGTCGATTCCTATTCCGTCGGGGTTGAAAATATCGTCTCCTTCCTCATCCGCTAGAAAAGGCGGATTTGTTCGTGTGAGCTTTGGAAACAACCCAGCTGTGAGAATTGAGGGTTTCGATTGCCTCGACAGGGAGAGGCGCAACCGCAGTATCCCTGCCCTGGCTTAG
- the LOC131310802 gene encoding ribulose bisphosphate carboxylase small subunit, chloroplastic 1-like gives MASSMVSSASAPHAIVARATVAAPFGGLRAASAFPVSRKVQKSSNVGRIKCMKVWPPLGLKKFETLSYLPTLSIESLAKEINYLIIKGWVPCIEFSVEGGFVSRDNNRSPGYYDGRYWTMWKLPMYGCTDPAQVLNEVEEAKKEYPEAFIRIIGFDNVRQVQCISFIVYKPPRAAFM, from the exons atggcATCCTCCATGGTCTCATCTGCTTCAGCTCCACACGCCATCGTAGCTCGGGCTACCGTGGCTGCTCCGTTCGGCGGGTTGAGGGCCGCCTCGGCTTTTCCGGTGTCCCGTAAGGTTCAGAAATCCAGCAATGTTGGAAGAATCAAGTGCATGAAG GTGTGGCCTCCACTTGGACTGAAGAAGTTCGAGACCCTGTCTTACCTTCCTACTCTCTCTATTGAATCCTTGGCCAAGGAAATCAACTACCTTATTATCAAGGGATGGGTTCCTTGCATTGAATTCTCTGTTGAG GGAGGATTTGTGAGCCGGGACAACAACAGGTCCCCCGGGTACTACGATGGCCGGTACTGGACCATGTGGAAGCTGCCCATGTATGGGTGCACTGACCCAGCCCAAGTATTGAACGAGGTCGAGGAGGCCAAGAAGGAATACCCGGAAGCCTTCATTCGGATCATCGGATTCGACAATGTGCGCCAAGTGCAATGCATCAGTTTCATCGTCTACAAGCCCCCAAGGGCAGCCTTCATGTGa